One genomic window of Sphingopyxis sp. OPL5 includes the following:
- the murB gene encoding UDP-N-acetylmuramate dehydrogenase — MSDLATLPAVRGKLTAKAPLAPLVWFKSGGPADWLFEPKDADDLADFLRDLDPAIPVMALGLGSNLIVRDGGFPGVVVRLGKAFAKITASADKGGDRFVTAGGGAPGISVASAARDAGIAGTEFLRGIPGTVGGAVRMNAGAYGREVQDILVSADVVLRTGEIKTLLNWQLEYTYRHSGLPEGSIVVSAVFHGHPGEPAAIQAEMDRISASREASQPLRSKTGGSTFKNPDGHKAWQLVDEAGCRGFAVGGAQVSEKHTNFLINTGEATSADIEALGEEVRRRVKAKSGIELQWEIQRVGVKK; from the coding sequence GTGAGCGACCTGGCCACCCTCCCGGCCGTGCGCGGCAAGCTGACGGCAAAGGCGCCGCTGGCGCCGCTCGTCTGGTTCAAGTCGGGCGGCCCCGCAGACTGGCTGTTCGAGCCGAAGGACGCAGACGATCTTGCCGATTTCCTGCGAGACCTTGATCCGGCGATCCCGGTGATGGCGCTCGGCCTCGGGTCGAACCTGATCGTGCGCGATGGGGGTTTCCCCGGCGTCGTCGTCCGGCTGGGCAAGGCCTTCGCGAAGATCACTGCTTCGGCCGACAAGGGTGGCGACCGCTTCGTTACGGCCGGCGGAGGCGCGCCGGGTATCTCCGTTGCTTCTGCGGCTCGCGATGCCGGGATCGCAGGCACGGAATTTCTTCGCGGAATCCCCGGCACTGTCGGCGGGGCGGTCCGGATGAATGCTGGTGCTTACGGGCGCGAAGTACAGGATATTTTGGTCAGCGCCGACGTGGTTCTCCGCACTGGCGAAATCAAAACGCTGCTCAATTGGCAATTGGAATATACCTACCGTCATTCCGGTCTGCCCGAAGGCAGCATTGTCGTTTCAGCTGTCTTCCACGGCCACCCCGGCGAACCCGCCGCGATCCAGGCCGAAATGGACCGCATCTCGGCAAGCCGCGAGGCGTCACAGCCGCTGCGCTCGAAGACCGGCGGTTCGACCTTCAAGAACCCCGACGGCCACAAGGCCTGGCAGCTGGTCGACGAGGCCGGCTGCCGCGGCTTCGCGGTCGGCGGCGCGCAGGTCAGCGAGAAGCACACCAATTTCCTCATCAACACCGGCGAGGCGACAAGCGCCGACATCGAAGCGCTCGGCGAGGAAGTCCGTCGGCGGGTCAAGGCCAAGAGCGGCATCGAATTGCAGTGGGAAATTCAGCGCGTGGGAGTGAAGAAGTGA
- a CDS encoding D-alanine--D-alanine ligase, with translation MSRGPWHVAVLMGGWSAEREVSLMSGKGIADALESRGHRVTRIDMDRDVARRLADANPDVVFNALHGVPGEDGTVQGMLDLMGLKYTHSGLVTSVIAIDKELTKQALVPHGIPMPVGTMVDSESLFSVDPLPRPYVLKPVNEGSSVGVAIVKDDSNYGNPIARGAVGPWQEFDRLLAEPFIKGRELTVAVLGDQALGVTELRVKSGFYDYDAKYTDGLTEHVCPAEVPDDIAERMKDLAVQAHRLLGCKGASRSDFRWDDEHGLAGIFLLEVNTQPGMTPLSLVPEQARAIGMDYAELVERIVGEAL, from the coding sequence GTGAGCCGGGGTCCGTGGCATGTCGCCGTCCTGATGGGCGGCTGGTCCGCCGAGCGCGAAGTCTCGCTGATGAGCGGCAAGGGCATCGCCGACGCGCTGGAATCGCGCGGGCACCGGGTCACGCGCATCGATATGGACCGTGACGTCGCGCGGCGGCTCGCCGATGCCAATCCCGACGTCGTCTTCAACGCGCTCCACGGTGTCCCCGGCGAGGATGGCACGGTGCAGGGCATGCTCGACCTGATGGGCCTCAAATATACCCACAGCGGCCTCGTCACCTCGGTGATCGCGATCGACAAGGAACTGACCAAGCAGGCGCTCGTCCCCCACGGCATCCCGATGCCGGTCGGCACGATGGTCGACAGCGAAAGCCTGTTTTCGGTCGACCCGCTGCCGCGCCCCTATGTGCTGAAACCCGTCAACGAGGGCTCGTCGGTCGGGGTCGCGATCGTCAAGGACGACAGCAATTACGGCAATCCGATCGCGCGCGGCGCGGTCGGGCCCTGGCAGGAATTCGACCGGCTGCTCGCCGAACCCTTCATCAAGGGCCGCGAACTGACCGTCGCGGTGCTCGGCGATCAGGCGCTCGGGGTTACCGAACTGCGGGTGAAGTCGGGCTTCTACGACTATGACGCCAAATATACCGACGGGCTGACCGAGCATGTCTGCCCCGCCGAGGTCCCCGATGACATCGCTGAGCGCATGAAGGACCTCGCGGTCCAGGCGCACCGCCTGCTCGGCTGCAAGGGGGCTTCGCGCTCCGATTTTCGCTGGGACGACGAACATGGCCTCGCGGGCATCTTCCTGCTCGAGGTCAACACCCAGCCGGGGATGACGCCGCTCAGCCTCGTGCCCGAACAGGCACGCGCGATCGGCATGGATTATGCGGAACTGGTCGAACGCATCGTGGGGGAAGCATTATGA
- a CDS encoding cell division protein FtsQ/DivIB, with protein sequence MSQKIKRPTSAPRRPARAPKKRKTIKTSRVDAVINALPISPQRLQQVANWTIGLGLFAVVGLAAHATGVTAKVQEEYAQAVGRAGFQVKKVEVVGADRIDRLKVYDIALAQKDRSMAALDLEGVRGDLMKYGWIKDARVSRRLPDTLVVDIVERTPAAIWQHNNRLSLIDENGVVLEPVTIATMPDLPLVIGPKANQRSQDLDRLLAEASSLKELLAGATWVGNRRWDLRFRSGETLSLPEGETEAKAALAKFAHMDGANRLLGRGILRFDMRDPNRFVLRLPHEGQVAPAKLEGARAAADALAAATAAEEG encoded by the coding sequence ATGAGCCAGAAGATCAAGCGGCCGACGTCCGCGCCGCGCCGCCCGGCGCGCGCGCCCAAGAAGCGCAAGACGATCAAGACGTCGCGCGTCGACGCGGTGATCAACGCGCTGCCGATCAGTCCGCAGCGGCTGCAGCAGGTCGCCAACTGGACGATCGGCCTCGGCCTGTTCGCCGTGGTCGGTCTTGCCGCCCATGCGACGGGCGTGACGGCAAAGGTGCAGGAGGAATATGCGCAGGCGGTCGGCCGCGCCGGCTTCCAGGTCAAGAAGGTCGAGGTCGTCGGCGCCGACCGCATCGACCGGCTCAAGGTCTATGACATCGCGCTGGCGCAGAAGGACCGCTCGATGGCGGCGCTCGACCTCGAAGGGGTGCGCGGCGACCTGATGAAATATGGCTGGATCAAGGATGCGCGCGTCTCGCGCCGCCTGCCCGACACGCTCGTCGTCGACATCGTCGAGCGCACCCCGGCGGCGATCTGGCAGCACAACAACCGGCTGTCGCTGATCGACGAAAATGGCGTCGTGCTCGAACCCGTCACCATCGCGACGATGCCCGACCTGCCGCTCGTCATCGGGCCGAAGGCGAACCAGCGCTCGCAGGACCTCGACCGCCTGCTCGCCGAAGCGAGCAGCCTCAAGGAATTGCTCGCCGGTGCGACCTGGGTCGGCAACCGCCGCTGGGATCTGCGTTTCCGCAGCGGCGAGACGCTGTCGCTGCCCGAAGGCGAGACCGAGGCCAAGGCCGCGCTCGCCAAATTCGCGCATATGGACGGCGCCAACCGGTTGCTCGGACGCGGTATCCTGCGCTTCGACATGCGCGACCCCAACCGTTTTGTGCTACGCTTGCCGCACGAAGGACAGGTCGCGCCCGCGAAGCTCGAAGGCGCGCGCGCCGCCGCCGACGCGCTGGCCGCGGCGACCGCGGCCGAAGAAGGATAG
- the ftsA gene encoding cell division protein FtsA: protein MAPPRIEKIITALDVGSWKVCALIAGQTADGALHVLGTGQRESRGVQRGYVADMEQTEHVVREAIEQAERIAGLNIDDVWVAFSAGSLLSDVAPIESELGGHRIEQEDVDDLLAAGRAGIDPEGRMILHAQPALYTLDGLTGVKNPIGLHADRLGVDIHIIMADGAPVRNLEAAVRQAHLDVNAVVASPIAAGLSCLSDEERDLGVALVELGASVTTVSLYAGGMLVEMASLPFGASDITDDIASAFGIRRSQAQRLQSFYGSASASPRDNNEIIELEPGAPSGSESPRITRAQLVTVIRQRLDAMMGEIGRTLKDLHFVGPIGRQVVLVGGGADLKGIADYTQSALGRAARVGRPKGLLGLPDAHSGPAFATLAGLVLYAASDPVDLRDLPMMSQDVYRPRSTGIINRLMAALKNSF from the coding sequence ATGGCGCCGCCGCGCATCGAGAAAATCATCACCGCGCTCGATGTCGGGTCGTGGAAGGTGTGCGCGCTGATCGCGGGGCAGACCGCCGACGGCGCGCTCCACGTCCTCGGCACCGGCCAGCGCGAAAGCCGCGGCGTCCAGCGCGGCTATGTCGCCGACATGGAACAGACCGAACATGTGGTGCGCGAGGCGATCGAACAGGCCGAACGCATCGCCGGGCTCAACATCGACGATGTCTGGGTCGCCTTCTCGGCGGGCAGCCTCTTGAGCGACGTCGCCCCGATCGAAAGCGAACTCGGCGGCCATCGCATCGAACAGGAGGATGTCGACGACCTGCTCGCCGCGGGCCGCGCCGGCATCGATCCCGAAGGCCGCATGATCCTCCACGCCCAGCCCGCGCTCTACACGCTCGACGGCCTCACCGGGGTCAAGAACCCGATCGGCCTCCACGCCGACCGGCTCGGCGTCGACATCCATATCATCATGGCCGACGGTGCCCCGGTGCGGAACCTCGAGGCCGCGGTGCGCCAGGCGCATCTCGACGTCAACGCCGTGGTCGCCTCGCCGATCGCCGCCGGCCTGTCGTGCCTCTCCGACGAGGAACGCGACCTCGGCGTCGCGCTTGTCGAACTCGGCGCGTCGGTGACCACCGTTTCGCTCTATGCCGGCGGCATGCTCGTCGAAATGGCGTCGCTGCCCTTCGGCGCCAGCGACATCACCGACGATATCGCCTCGGCCTTCGGCATCCGCCGCAGCCAGGCGCAGCGCCTGCAGAGCTTCTACGGCTCGGCCTCGGCCAGCCCGCGCGACAACAACGAGATCATCGAACTCGAACCCGGCGCGCCGAGCGGATCGGAATCGCCGCGCATCACCCGCGCCCAGCTTGTCACCGTGATCCGCCAGCGCCTCGACGCGATGATGGGAGAGATCGGCAGGACGTTGAAAGACCTGCATTTCGTCGGCCCGATCGGCCGCCAGGTGGTGCTCGTCGGCGGCGGCGCCGACCTGAAGGGCATCGCCGACTACACCCAGAGCGCGCTCGGTCGCGCGGCGCGGGTCGGCCGTCCGAAGGGGCTTCTCGGGCTGCCCGATGCCCATTCTGGGCCGGCTTTCGCGACGCTCGCCGGGCTGGTGCTTTACGCCGCGTCGGACCCGGTGGACCTGCGCGACCTGCCGATGATGTCGCAGGACGTCTATCGTCCGCGCAGTACCGGAATTATCAATCGCCTGATGGCTGCACTTAAAAACAGTTTCTAG
- the ftsZ gene encoding cell division protein FtsZ, which translates to MSINIGPPQVDELKPRIAVIGVGGAGGNAIANMIAAKVEGVDFIVANTDAQALNASPAERRIQLGAQITQGLGAGSRPEVGRAAAEETIAQVEDALDGAHMCFIAAGMGGGTGTGAAPVIAKAARDRGILTVGVVTKPFMFEGARRMRSADAGIAELQDHVDTLIVIPNQNLFLVANPNTTFKEAFTMADEVLQQGVRGITDLMVMPGLINLDFADVRSVMREMGKAMMGTGEAEGDGRALEAAQKAIANPLLDGVSMAGAKGVIVSIVGGEDMRLMEVDEAANHIRELVDPDANIIWGSAFNEALQGKIRVSVVATGIDGTGEAAPAPAATRSFSFAPARSAAPAAAPVVEEPVEEAPFEAAVEAPPVAADPAPGFSLGDSAPSAPAARVEEEPMELSNIAATYDDTADELVLGQPEAAAPAYQPAPAPEPAADEAPSRAIGGGTLFERMSRLSRGAAPAEGEEEGKEDGVDIPRFLNRQNNQ; encoded by the coding sequence ATGAGCATCAATATTGGCCCGCCGCAGGTCGATGAGCTGAAGCCGCGGATCGCGGTGATCGGCGTCGGCGGTGCCGGCGGCAATGCCATCGCCAACATGATCGCGGCCAAGGTCGAGGGGGTCGATTTCATCGTCGCCAACACCGACGCGCAGGCGCTGAACGCGTCGCCGGCCGAACGCCGCATCCAGCTCGGCGCGCAGATCACCCAGGGCCTCGGCGCGGGTTCGCGGCCCGAGGTCGGGCGCGCGGCGGCCGAGGAAACGATCGCGCAGGTCGAGGACGCGCTCGACGGCGCGCACATGTGCTTCATCGCGGCCGGCATGGGCGGCGGCACCGGGACCGGTGCGGCGCCGGTGATCGCCAAGGCGGCGCGCGACCGCGGCATCCTGACCGTCGGCGTGGTGACCAAGCCCTTCATGTTCGAAGGCGCGCGGCGCATGCGCTCGGCCGATGCCGGCATCGCCGAGCTGCAGGACCATGTCGACACGCTGATCGTCATTCCGAACCAGAATCTGTTCCTGGTCGCCAACCCGAACACGACCTTCAAAGAAGCCTTCACCATGGCCGACGAAGTGTTGCAGCAGGGCGTGCGCGGGATCACCGACCTGATGGTCATGCCCGGCCTGATCAACCTCGACTTCGCCGACGTGCGCAGCGTGATGCGCGAAATGGGCAAGGCGATGATGGGCACCGGCGAAGCCGAAGGCGACGGCCGCGCGCTCGAAGCGGCGCAAAAGGCGATCGCCAACCCGTTGCTCGACGGCGTGTCGATGGCGGGCGCCAAGGGCGTCATCGTCTCGATCGTCGGCGGCGAGGACATGCGCCTGATGGAAGTCGACGAGGCTGCCAACCACATCCGCGAACTCGTCGATCCCGACGCCAACATCATCTGGGGCAGCGCCTTCAACGAAGCGCTGCAGGGCAAGATCCGGGTGTCGGTCGTCGCGACCGGCATCGACGGCACCGGCGAAGCCGCACCGGCTCCCGCCGCGACGCGCAGCTTCTCCTTCGCTCCGGCGCGCAGTGCGGCACCCGCCGCGGCGCCGGTCGTCGAAGAGCCGGTCGAGGAAGCGCCCTTCGAAGCGGCGGTCGAGGCTCCGCCCGTTGCCGCCGATCCGGCGCCGGGTTTCTCGCTCGGCGACAGCGCTCCGTCCGCGCCCGCGGCACGCGTCGAGGAAGAGCCGATGGAACTGTCGAACATCGCCGCGACCTACGACGACACGGCGGATGAGCTGGTCCTCGGGCAGCCCGAAGCGGCGGCTCCGGCCTATCAGCCCGCTCCGGCGCCCGAACCCGCCGCCGACGAGGCGCCGTCGCGCGCAATCGGTGGCGGCACCCTGTTCGAACGCATGTCGCGCCTGTCGCGCGGCGCCGCGCCGGCCGAGGGTGAGGAAGAGGGCAAGGAAGACGGGGTCGATATCCCGCGCTTCCTTAACCGCCAGAACAACCAGTAA
- a CDS encoding tetratricopeptide repeat protein translates to MRRTMKSGRPGRAARHALALSALWLGVLPLAAVQAQVTPPDAATRAAMEKRTAARTLLSSALARIAANSTDGPALLDAGRASIELEDYRAALGFLTRAEQANPRDGAVKAALGSAMVHMENPTRALDYFGEAQLLGAPERIFLSDRGLARDLLGQQDAAQRDYQLALSLAPNDETLRRYALSLGIAGEADRGVQLLSGQLRTQDRGAWRMRAMILAINGRNGEATEIVNATMPPQLAQNILPYLVQMDRLNPAQQAAAAHFGRFPSGNLGPPRKPVQVAAAVPPPAAAPSTTKPAASRPDRRRPSERDRARGTLTPVSATPPPVTVRRAPDPAPVATPPRQAPSVAVASATPVRTTPVPARPAPTPTPTPTPTPAPAPAPAATTVARVDAPAQAVPAASPPPAATTSAPIGVAIRDGGPVGPGFSISDIGQPGAATPAPGAPAPAPASAEMAQADAPPPPTSAVAASPTFAPTPSAPLASLADIVGSLEIPAEEMAPASEAVDAATLAKLRDDKRKADAAAEAKRVKDDAAAKAKAEADAKAKAEAAEKKANPARIWVQVATGANAKALATDFGKFAKKSPALFKGKAGGTTEWGKTRRLLVGPFKDKKSADTWLADYKKAGGDGFLFNSDAGQDVDPVR, encoded by the coding sequence ATGCGGCGAACGATGAAGTCGGGCAGGCCGGGACGCGCGGCGCGTCATGCGCTCGCGCTTTCCGCGCTGTGGCTTGGCGTGCTGCCGCTCGCGGCCGTGCAGGCCCAGGTCACGCCGCCCGACGCGGCGACGCGCGCCGCGATGGAAAAGCGCACCGCGGCGCGAACCTTGCTGTCGTCGGCGCTGGCGCGGATCGCCGCGAACAGCACCGACGGCCCCGCGCTGCTCGACGCCGGACGCGCATCGATCGAGCTTGAGGATTATCGCGCCGCGCTCGGTTTCCTGACCCGCGCCGAACAGGCGAACCCGCGCGACGGCGCGGTCAAGGCTGCGCTCGGATCGGCGATGGTCCATATGGAAAATCCGACCCGCGCCCTCGACTATTTCGGCGAGGCGCAATTGCTCGGCGCGCCTGAGCGGATTTTCCTCTCCGACCGGGGTCTTGCGCGCGACCTGCTCGGGCAGCAGGACGCGGCGCAGCGCGACTATCAACTCGCGCTGTCGCTGGCACCGAACGATGAAACGCTGCGCCGCTACGCGCTGTCGCTGGGGATCGCCGGCGAGGCCGACCGCGGCGTGCAACTGCTGTCGGGCCAGCTCCGCACGCAGGATCGCGGCGCCTGGCGGATGCGCGCGATGATCCTCGCGATCAACGGCCGCAACGGCGAGGCGACCGAGATCGTCAACGCGACGATGCCGCCGCAGCTGGCGCAGAATATCCTGCCTTATCTGGTCCAGATGGACCGGCTCAACCCGGCGCAGCAGGCCGCCGCCGCGCATTTCGGCCGCTTCCCGTCGGGCAACCTCGGCCCGCCGCGCAAGCCCGTGCAGGTCGCCGCGGCCGTGCCGCCGCCCGCAGCGGCGCCGTCGACGACCAAGCCTGCGGCGTCCAGGCCCGACCGCCGCCGCCCCAGCGAGCGCGATCGGGCACGCGGGACGCTGACGCCCGTCAGCGCGACGCCGCCGCCGGTAACCGTCCGCCGCGCCCCCGATCCGGCGCCCGTCGCAACGCCGCCACGGCAGGCGCCGAGCGTCGCCGTCGCCAGCGCGACGCCGGTTCGGACCACGCCGGTGCCGGCCCGTCCCGCGCCCACGCCCACGCCCACGCCCACGCCCACGCCTGCACCGGCGCCTGCGCCTGCGGCTACGACGGTCGCTCGCGTCGATGCCCCGGCTCAGGCGGTTCCGGCCGCCAGCCCGCCGCCCGCCGCGACGACGTCGGCACCGATCGGCGTCGCGATCCGCGACGGCGGTCCGGTCGGTCCCGGCTTCTCGATCTCGGACATCGGCCAGCCCGGCGCGGCGACGCCGGCGCCCGGCGCCCCGGCTCCCGCTCCGGCGTCCGCCGAGATGGCGCAGGCCGACGCGCCGCCGCCGCCGACCTCGGCCGTCGCGGCATCGCCGACCTTCGCGCCGACGCCCTCGGCGCCGCTCGCCTCGCTCGCCGATATCGTCGGTTCGCTCGAAATCCCCGCCGAGGAAATGGCGCCCGCCAGCGAAGCGGTCGACGCGGCCACCCTCGCCAAGCTGCGCGACGACAAGCGCAAGGCCGATGCCGCTGCCGAGGCGAAGCGCGTCAAGGACGACGCCGCGGCCAAGGCCAAAGCGGAAGCCGATGCGAAGGCCAAGGCCGAAGCGGCTGAAAAGAAAGCGAACCCGGCACGCATCTGGGTGCAGGTCGCGACCGGCGCCAATGCGAAGGCGCTGGCGACCGACTTCGGCAAATTCGCCAAAAAGTCTCCGGCGCTGTTCAAGGGCAAGGCGGGCGGCACCACCGAATGGGGCAAGACCCGCCGCCTGCTCGTCGGGCCGTTCAAGGACAAAAAGAGCGCCGACACCTGGCTCGCCGATTACAAAAAGGCGGGCGGCGACGGCTTCCTCTTCAACAGCGACGCGGGCCAAGACGTCGATCCGGTCAGATGA
- a CDS encoding deoxyguanosinetriphosphate triphosphohydrolase yields MASVSDCASDPLQSRGRRHEEVGRVVRGPRDAFQRDRDRIIHSIAFRRLRHKTQVFVAPDLDHYRVRLTHSIEVAQIGRGIARALGLNEDLTEALCLAHDIGHPPFGHAGEDALKAAMTDHGGFDHNGHTLRTLACLECPYPLFDGLNLTWETLEGLAKHNGPVKYPGWALAAIDAEFPLDLSSHASLEAQIAAVADDIAYDNHDIDDGLRAGLLSLDQLMAQPFVAANFAAVEDRFPGAPRDRLLRELVRDQIGVMVNDVIAATRANVADAGVTSAAEVRAAGRTLGGFSGELARKERDLKRFMYANLYHHPEQVAAAEAANQIIARLFAAYADNPRLMGADWSARVPGEECATVRHIGDYIAGMTDRFAIDRYAEIFGRGEVPPALAHV; encoded by the coding sequence ATGGCCTCCGTCTCTGACTGCGCCAGCGATCCGCTGCAAAGTCGCGGACGCCGCCATGAAGAGGTCGGCCGCGTCGTGCGCGGGCCGCGCGACGCGTTCCAGCGCGACCGCGACCGCATCATCCACTCGATCGCCTTCCGCCGCCTGCGCCACAAGACGCAGGTGTTCGTCGCCCCCGATCTCGATCATTATCGCGTCCGCCTGACCCACAGTATCGAGGTCGCGCAGATCGGCCGCGGCATCGCGCGCGCGCTGGGGCTCAACGAGGATCTGACCGAGGCGCTCTGCCTTGCGCACGACATCGGCCATCCGCCCTTTGGCCATGCCGGCGAGGATGCGCTCAAGGCCGCGATGACCGACCATGGCGGCTTCGACCACAACGGCCACACGCTGCGTACGCTCGCGTGCCTCGAATGCCCCTATCCGTTGTTCGACGGGCTCAACCTGACCTGGGAAACGCTCGAAGGCCTCGCCAAGCATAATGGCCCGGTCAAATATCCCGGCTGGGCGCTCGCCGCGATCGACGCCGAATTTCCGCTCGACCTCTCCAGCCATGCCAGTCTCGAGGCGCAGATCGCGGCGGTCGCCGACGACATCGCCTATGACAATCACGACATCGACGACGGGCTGCGCGCCGGGCTGCTCAGCCTCGACCAGCTGATGGCCCAGCCGTTCGTCGCCGCCAATTTCGCGGCGGTCGAGGATCGCTTTCCCGGCGCTCCGCGCGACCGCTTGCTGCGCGAACTGGTCCGCGACCAGATCGGCGTCATGGTCAACGATGTGATCGCTGCGACGCGCGCCAACGTCGCCGACGCGGGCGTGACGAGCGCCGCCGAAGTCCGCGCCGCCGGCCGCACCCTCGGCGGCTTTTCAGGTGAACTGGCGCGCAAGGAGCGCGATCTCAAGCGCTTCATGTACGCCAATCTCTATCATCACCCCGAACAGGTCGCGGCGGCCGAGGCGGCGAACCAGATCATCGCCCGGCTCTTCGCCGCCTATGCCGACAATCCGCGCCTGATGGGCGCCGACTGGTCGGCGCGGGTGCCGGGCGAAGAATGCGCGACAGTGCGCCATATCGGTGACTATATAGCCGGCATGACCGACCGCTTCGCCATCGACCGCTATGCCGAAATCTTCGGCCGCGGCGAAGTGCCGCCCGCGCTGGCGCATGTCTGA
- a CDS encoding NAD-dependent dehydratase, translating into MTESGGRTLLIGATGMVGGAVIANAGALSLTVLVRREMDDLPEAHALLVAPPERWADIIAVERPRVLISCLGTTIRQAGSEAAFRAVDHDLILAAARGARMAGATQMIVVSSVGAAAKSRNFYLRTKGETEDGLRALGFERLDILRPGLLMGDRAGPKRMGEGIAIAAAPLADALLHGSLRRYRSIPGETVARAIVALAGNAQPGVRIHENDAMRRLAD; encoded by the coding sequence ATGACAGAGTCCGGTGGGAGAACATTGCTCATCGGCGCGACCGGGATGGTCGGCGGTGCGGTGATCGCGAACGCGGGCGCGCTGTCGTTGACCGTCCTCGTTCGCCGCGAAATGGACGATCTGCCCGAAGCGCATGCGCTGCTCGTCGCGCCGCCCGAGCGCTGGGCCGACATCATCGCGGTCGAGCGCCCGCGCGTCCTCATTTCGTGCCTCGGCACGACGATCCGGCAGGCGGGGTCGGAAGCGGCGTTTCGCGCCGTCGATCACGACCTGATCCTCGCGGCGGCGCGCGGCGCGCGCATGGCGGGGGCGACGCAGATGATCGTCGTCAGTTCGGTCGGTGCCGCGGCGAAGAGCCGCAATTTCTATCTCAGGACCAAGGGCGAGACCGAGGACGGGCTGCGCGCGCTCGGTTTCGAGCGGCTCGACATCCTGCGCCCCGGCTTGTTGATGGGCGACCGCGCCGGGCCGAAACGGATGGGGGAGGGGATCGCGATCGCCGCGGCGCCCCTCGCCGATGCGCTGCTGCACGGCTCGCTGCGCCGCTATCGTTCGATTCCCGGCGAAACCGTCGCGCGGGCGATCGTCGCGCTGGCGGGAAATGCGCAGCCCGGCGTGCGCATCCATGAAAATGACGCGATGCGGCGGCTCGCCGATTGA
- the gcvT gene encoding glycine cleavage system aminomethyltransferase GcvT, with product MRDDREDSEVVEVATETLPLDAWHRAKGGRMVEFAGYWMPIQYDGIMAEHLWVRENAGLFDVSHMGQLYLSGEGLDEALEALIPGDVKSLAVGRMRYSLLLAEDGGILDDLMLSRWPEGIYMVVNGAVKWEDIGHLREALPDAITINHFEERALLALQGPKAFDALKRHTTGKWGLDALVFMMGGPYQIGGVDAWISRSGYTGEDGFEISVDADKVQYVADLLCGEPEVKPIGLGARDSLRLEAGLPLYGHDLDPTIDPIEGDLGFAIQKRRREEGGFPGAARILGHYTDGSPRKRVGLLVDGKLPVREGAKLFDGEDEIGVVTSGGFAPSVGAPIAMGYVPRDHAVPGTSVAAEVRGKRVPCTVAATPFIPHRYVRKQGG from the coding sequence ATGCGCGATGATCGAGAAGATAGTGAAGTCGTAGAGGTCGCGACCGAGACCCTGCCGCTCGACGCCTGGCACCGCGCGAAGGGCGGTCGGATGGTCGAGTTCGCCGGCTATTGGATGCCGATCCAGTATGACGGCATCATGGCCGAACATCTGTGGGTCCGCGAAAATGCCGGGCTGTTCGACGTCAGCCATATGGGCCAGCTCTACCTCTCGGGCGAAGGGCTCGACGAGGCGCTCGAGGCGCTGATTCCCGGCGATGTGAAGAGCCTCGCGGTCGGGCGGATGCGTTATTCGCTGCTGCTTGCCGAGGATGGCGGTATTCTCGACGATCTGATGCTCAGCCGCTGGCCCGAGGGCATCTATATGGTCGTCAACGGCGCGGTGAAGTGGGAGGATATCGGGCATCTGCGTGAAGCGCTTCCCGACGCGATCACGATCAACCATTTCGAAGAACGCGCGCTGCTCGCGCTGCAGGGCCCCAAGGCGTTCGACGCGCTGAAGCGCCACACCACCGGCAAATGGGGCCTCGACGCCCTCGTCTTCATGATGGGCGGCCCGTACCAGATCGGCGGCGTCGATGCCTGGATCAGCCGTTCGGGCTACACCGGCGAAGACGGCTTCGAGATTTCGGTCGACGCCGACAAGGTCCAGTACGTCGCCGACCTCTTGTGCGGCGAGCCCGAGGTGAAGCCGATCGGCCTCGGCGCGCGCGACAGCTTGCGCCTCGAGGCCGGCTTGCCGCTCTACGGCCACGATCTCGACCCGACGATCGATCCGATCGAGGGCGACCTCGGCTTTGCGATCCAGAAGCGCCGCCGCGAGGAAGGCGGCTTTCCCGGCGCGGCGCGCATCCTCGGCCACTATACTGACGGAAGCCCGCGCAAACGCGTCGGGCTGCTCGTCGACGGCAAGCTGCCGGTGCGCGAGGGCGCCAAGCTGTTCGACGGCGAGGACGAGATCGGCGTCGTGACCTCGGGTGGTTTCGCCCCCAGTGTCGGCGCGCCGATCGCCATGGGTTATGTCCCGCGCGACCATGCCGTCCCCGGCACGTCGGTCGCCGCCGAAGTCCGCGGCAAGCGCGTGCCTTGCACCGTTGCCGCGACGCCATTCATTCCACACCGCTATGTGCGCAAACAGGGAGGCTGA